In the genome of Fulvivirga maritima, one region contains:
- the hslU gene encoding ATP-dependent protease ATPase subunit HslU: protein MINQETYFTPRQIVEELDKYIIGQKDAKRNVAIALRNRWRRMNVKSEMQGEIVPNNILMIGATGVGKTEIARRLAKIANAPFTKVEASKFTEVGYVGRDVESMVRDLVEQSVNLVKAEKKEEVKVKAEQIVEDIILDALIPPIKGDNGAAKNPASTETVTGELPVTDGELNERTRERFREKIRNGELEDRKIDINVKKPANPGVGMIGGGMMDESSMINLQEMISGMMPKKSKKRKVTISEARKILVEEESAKLIDMDEVKDLAIQKAENTGIIFVDEIDKIAAGGSGKKGGGGPDVSREGVQRDLLPIVEGSTVNTKYGLIKTDHILFIAAGAFHVAKPSDLIPELQGRFPIRVELDNLTKEDFYHILKEPKNALTKQYEALLDSENVVLTFQEEALEEIAEKAFQINAEVENIGARRLHTVMSQLLNEFLFDVPDKIGPNANIVITREMVQDKLAGLITNKDLSEFIL from the coding sequence ATGATAAATCAGGAAACATATTTCACCCCCAGGCAGATAGTGGAAGAGCTTGATAAATACATTATCGGGCAAAAAGATGCCAAAAGAAACGTAGCCATAGCCCTGCGAAACAGATGGAGGCGTATGAACGTGAAGAGTGAAATGCAAGGTGAAATTGTGCCTAATAATATATTAATGATAGGCGCTACAGGAGTGGGTAAAACCGAGATAGCCCGTAGGTTAGCTAAAATTGCCAACGCTCCTTTTACCAAAGTAGAAGCCTCCAAATTTACTGAGGTAGGTTATGTAGGTCGTGACGTGGAGAGCATGGTGAGAGATTTGGTGGAGCAGTCAGTAAACCTTGTAAAAGCAGAGAAGAAGGAAGAGGTAAAGGTAAAAGCTGAGCAAATTGTAGAAGATATTATTCTTGATGCTTTAATTCCTCCTATTAAGGGAGATAATGGAGCGGCTAAAAACCCAGCTTCTACTGAGACTGTAACTGGTGAGCTGCCAGTAACTGATGGTGAGCTTAACGAAAGAACCAGAGAGCGTTTCAGAGAGAAAATCAGAAATGGTGAGTTGGAAGACCGTAAGATTGATATCAACGTGAAGAAACCAGCTAACCCTGGTGTAGGAATGATTGGTGGAGGTATGATGGATGAATCATCTATGATCAATCTGCAGGAGATGATTAGCGGCATGATGCCTAAAAAGAGCAAGAAGCGTAAAGTGACTATCTCTGAGGCCAGAAAGATCCTCGTAGAGGAAGAATCAGCCAAGCTAATAGACATGGATGAGGTAAAAGACCTGGCAATACAGAAGGCTGAAAACACAGGAATCATCTTTGTGGATGAAATTGATAAAATTGCTGCCGGAGGGTCAGGTAAAAAAGGCGGCGGAGGCCCGGATGTAAGTAGAGAAGGTGTGCAGAGAGACCTTTTGCCTATTGTGGAAGGAAGCACCGTAAACACAAAATATGGATTGATAAAAACAGATCATATCCTGTTTATTGCTGCCGGAGCTTTTCATGTGGCTAAGCCTTCAGATCTTATTCCAGAGCTTCAGGGTAGGTTCCCTATCAGAGTGGAGCTGGATAACCTCACTAAAGAAGACTTCTATCATATTTTGAAAGAGCCTAAAAATGCTTTGACAAAACAATATGAAGCATTGCTGGATTCTGAAAACGTAGTGCTTACCTTCCAGGAAGAAGCGTTAGAAGAAATTGCAGAAAAGGCCTTCCAGATTAATGCTGAGGTTGAAAATATAGGAGCAAGAAGATTGCACACTGTAATGAGTCAGCTATTAAATGAGTTTTTATTTGATGTGCCTGATAAAATTGGTCCTAATGCTAATATTGTTATTACCAGAGAAATGGTTCAGGATAAACTAGCCGGACTAATTACTAACAAAGACTTAAGCGAATTTATATTGTAA
- a CDS encoding cation diffusion facilitator family transporter, with protein sequence MAHDHSHHHHGHHHHHGSGNIKVAFFLNLGFTIIEIVGGILTNSIAILSDALHDLGDSLSLGLSWYFQNLSGKGRDKTFSYGYKRFSLLGAIINSIILFSGSIFIIYEAIPRIFNPEQPETKGMIGLAVVGILINGAAVLRLRKGSSLNEEVVSLHLLEDVLGWVAVLIGAIVMHFVDAPIIDPLLSLGISAFILFNVFKNLKKSFTIILQGTPRHLEIDKIKAKIEELPDINEVHDCHLWTLDGEYNIFSAHLVVNSSKSIEELADIKSKVRSLLDELHVNHATLEFETVQEPCALEHC encoded by the coding sequence ATGGCACACGATCACTCACATCATCATCACGGGCACCATCACCATCATGGTTCGGGCAATATTAAAGTAGCCTTTTTTCTAAACCTAGGCTTTACTATTATTGAAATTGTAGGCGGCATCCTCACTAACAGCATCGCTATTCTATCTGATGCGCTTCATGATCTGGGTGACAGCCTAAGCTTAGGACTCTCATGGTATTTTCAAAACCTTTCCGGTAAAGGCCGGGATAAAACATTCTCTTATGGCTATAAGCGATTTTCACTCCTGGGAGCTATTATCAACTCAATAATTCTTTTCTCAGGCTCTATATTCATCATATACGAAGCTATTCCCCGTATTTTCAATCCTGAACAACCTGAAACTAAGGGAATGATCGGGCTGGCTGTAGTAGGAATACTTATTAACGGAGCTGCAGTACTCAGACTTAGAAAAGGAAGTTCTCTTAATGAAGAAGTAGTTTCTCTTCATCTTTTAGAAGATGTGCTCGGTTGGGTAGCGGTACTCATTGGGGCCATAGTGATGCATTTTGTAGATGCACCAATAATAGACCCATTGCTTTCTTTAGGTATATCTGCTTTTATACTTTTCAATGTATTTAAAAACTTAAAGAAAAGCTTCACCATTATTTTACAAGGAACCCCCAGACACTTAGAGATCGACAAAATAAAAGCCAAAATAGAAGAGCTTCCAGACATTAATGAAGTACACGACTGCCACTTATGGACGCTAGATGGAGAATACAATATCTTTAGTGCTCACCTGGTAGTCAACTCCAGCAAAAGCATAGAAGAACTTGCTGATATTAAAAGCAAGGTGAGAAGCTTGCTGGATGAGCTGCACGTTAACCATGCCACCCTTGAGTTTGAAACTGTACAAGAGCCATGTGCATTGGAACATTGCTAA
- a CDS encoding WD40/YVTN/BNR-like repeat-containing protein translates to MKYFLTSLFAFYITFSIAQYPNVELPAQKSLTEPDVAISLKRENNMVISSSQGEMFYSNDAGATWNTSSLGLTAEGVTVISDNKGVFYAFASKGDEIIGFKSKDDGATWEEEGRQSIPNLVNYQVVNNVNNGSLGFTYVEKSEKDGCTNTVYYSDLNGGKKWGKPEKVTESPCGEQYITGSSVGFSPDDRMYVSWLNTELGIWMDRSYDKGKTWLRKDIKVTDYFAGDSLAVAGLQNYKTVPQLILDVTATQYRGGLYVTWNDERPTAGNNVYFISSRNNGDYWNTIGQVNTEGEGAHFMPVMAQDHEVGVIYIVYYQRESKESMATDVIMAYSIDGGSSFVNKKLTNEPFEMDPNLSAGLSLKAHNGNIVAAWTQHANGQATLVTSMVTQKQLVPELKTPQGKKKK, encoded by the coding sequence ATGAAATATTTCCTGACTTCATTATTCGCATTTTATATTACTTTTTCAATAGCTCAATATCCAAATGTGGAGCTGCCAGCGCAGAAAAGTCTTACTGAACCTGACGTAGCCATTAGCCTGAAAAGAGAAAACAATATGGTGATATCCTCTTCACAAGGGGAAATGTTTTACTCTAATGATGCTGGTGCTACCTGGAACACGTCTTCTTTGGGTTTAACGGCTGAAGGGGTAACGGTAATTTCTGATAATAAAGGAGTGTTTTATGCTTTTGCCTCTAAAGGAGATGAAATAATAGGATTTAAATCTAAAGATGATGGCGCCACCTGGGAGGAAGAAGGCAGGCAGTCAATTCCTAATTTAGTGAATTATCAGGTAGTTAATAATGTGAATAACGGCAGTTTAGGTTTCACTTACGTGGAAAAATCTGAAAAGGATGGCTGTACTAATACCGTTTATTACTCTGATTTAAATGGAGGTAAAAAATGGGGTAAGCCAGAAAAGGTGACAGAGAGCCCATGTGGTGAGCAGTATATTACGGGTAGTTCTGTAGGTTTTAGTCCAGATGATCGTATGTATGTATCCTGGCTCAATACAGAGTTAGGCATATGGATGGACAGAAGCTATGATAAAGGCAAAACATGGCTGCGAAAAGATATTAAGGTTACTGATTATTTCGCTGGAGATTCATTAGCAGTAGCTGGGCTGCAAAACTACAAAACAGTGCCTCAGCTTATCCTGGATGTTACAGCTACTCAATACCGTGGTGGTTTATATGTCACTTGGAATGATGAGAGACCCACCGCTGGGAACAACGTGTATTTCATTTCATCAAGAAACAATGGAGATTATTGGAATACCATCGGCCAGGTAAATACTGAAGGAGAGGGAGCTCATTTTATGCCTGTTATGGCTCAGGATCATGAGGTAGGCGTGATTTATATTGTGTACTATCAACGGGAGAGTAAAGAGAGTATGGCTACCGATGTGATTATGGCTTATTCTATTGATGGCGGTAGCAGTTTTGTGAATAAAAAGCTTACCAATGAGCCTTTTGAAATGGATCCAAATCTTAGTGCAGGACTTTCACTGAAAGCTCATAACGGAAATATTGTAGCCGCATGGACTCAACATGCTAATGGCCAAGCTACCCTCGTTACTTCTATGGTCACTCAAAAGCAGCTTGTGCCAGAATTGAAAACGCCGCAAGGCAAAAAGAAGAAGTGA
- a CDS encoding aminotransferase class V-fold PLP-dependent enzyme — protein MINFYPGPSRVDENIPAYVQEAYDKGILSINHRSDAFMKMCAKTVGLLKDRLNIPESYTIFFTSSATECWEIIAQSVIDTNSYHFYSGAFGEKWFDYTKKISPYAIGYQFDQEQELKTGELDLSSETGLICITQNETSNGTQISNARIAKLRKKYPNHLIGVDATSSMAGAALNFNNADIWYASVQKCFGLPAGLGVMVCSPNAIARAKELNKVDHYNSLPFMVDKMRDYQTTYTPNVMGIYLLMRVMEGRKEILKVEKKLKKRFKAYAELIDDASEDYSWLIENEDVRSTTVLVIKGEPERVQELKEKAAQEGIILGNGYGANKADSFRIANFPAIKKDEVKTLKKFLKKNL, from the coding sequence ATGATCAATTTCTACCCCGGGCCTTCCCGCGTAGACGAAAATATTCCCGCTTATGTGCAAGAGGCGTATGACAAAGGGATACTAAGCATAAACCATAGAAGCGATGCTTTTATGAAAATGTGCGCTAAAACCGTAGGCTTACTAAAAGACCGGTTAAACATACCGGAGAGCTATACTATCTTCTTCACCTCCTCAGCTACTGAATGCTGGGAGATCATAGCTCAGTCTGTTATAGACACTAATAGCTACCACTTCTACAGTGGTGCTTTTGGCGAAAAATGGTTTGACTATACGAAAAAAATCAGCCCTTATGCCATTGGCTATCAGTTTGACCAAGAGCAGGAGTTGAAAACCGGTGAGCTAGACTTATCTTCAGAAACGGGGTTAATCTGCATTACTCAAAATGAAACTTCTAATGGTACTCAGATTTCTAATGCCAGAATAGCCAAATTACGAAAGAAATACCCTAACCATCTTATAGGTGTAGACGCCACCTCTTCTATGGCTGGCGCTGCCTTAAATTTTAATAATGCCGATATTTGGTATGCTTCAGTGCAAAAATGCTTTGGCCTGCCCGCTGGCTTAGGTGTAATGGTATGCTCACCCAATGCCATAGCCAGAGCTAAAGAGCTAAACAAAGTAGATCACTATAATAGTCTACCTTTTATGGTTGATAAAATGAGAGATTATCAAACCACTTACACGCCAAACGTTATGGGCATATATCTGCTTATGCGTGTTATGGAAGGCAGAAAGGAGATTTTAAAAGTAGAGAAAAAGCTAAAGAAAAGGTTTAAAGCTTACGCCGAATTAATTGATGATGCCAGTGAAGACTATTCATGGCTAATTGAAAATGAAGATGTAAGATCTACTACCGTGCTGGTGATAAAAGGTGAACCTGAAAGAGTACAGGAGCTAAAAGAAAAAGCGGCGCAGGAAGGTATAATCCTCGGGAACGGTTATGGAGCCAACAAAGCTGACTCCTTTAGAATAGCGAACTTCCCAGCCATTAAAAAAGACGAGGTAAAAACACTTAAGAAGTTTTTAAAGAAGAACCTTTAA
- the aroQ gene encoding type II 3-dehydroquinate dehydratase, with protein sequence MKILIVNGPNLNLLGKREPEVYGNQDFESFFNKIKSNFSDCELEYFQSNIEGELVGKIQEVGFSYDGIILNAGAYTHTSVAISDAIAAVTTPVIEVHISNIYAREEFRHKSIISKECIGMISGLGLEGYLLALTYLLNKKQNS encoded by the coding sequence ATGAAAATATTAATTGTTAATGGCCCTAATCTGAACCTCTTAGGAAAAAGAGAGCCAGAAGTATATGGAAATCAGGATTTTGAAAGTTTTTTCAACAAAATAAAATCAAACTTCAGTGATTGTGAATTGGAGTACTTCCAATCAAACATAGAGGGCGAACTGGTAGGTAAAATCCAGGAAGTAGGCTTTTCTTATGATGGTATCATTTTAAATGCAGGCGCCTATACCCACACCTCAGTAGCTATTTCTGATGCTATTGCTGCTGTTACCACTCCGGTAATAGAAGTGCATATCTCAAACATTTATGCCCGAGAGGAGTTCAGACATAAAAGTATTATTAGCAAAGAATGCATAGGTATGATATCAGGGCTGGGTCTTGAGGGCTACCTGCTGGCGCTTACTTATCTACTTAATAAAAAGCAAAATTCATGA
- the xerD gene encoding site-specific tyrosine recombinase XerD — MIWDTAIQQFKNYIRLERSLSANSVEAYIHDIVKLKQFAEMSNGQVLPLDVSSAHLQDFLEYVNELGMTPHSQARILSGIKAFYKYLMYEDLIDKDPTALIEGPKLGRKLPDTLSFNEIEQLFNAIDHSTPEGQRNRAMLEVLYSSGLRVSELIDLRLTNIYEDIGFLRIIGKGDKERLVPVGRDALKYLKIYIEEVRVHLNIADGHENYAFLNRRGKKLTRVMIFTIIKNLASSIGMTKSISPHTFRHSFATHLIEGGADLRAVQEMLGHESITTTEIYTHLDRDYLKQVIQEFHPRS; from the coding sequence ATGATTTGGGATACAGCAATACAGCAATTTAAGAACTATATCAGGCTTGAAAGATCACTTTCTGCGAACTCCGTAGAAGCCTATATTCATGATATTGTAAAACTAAAACAGTTTGCCGAGATGTCCAATGGGCAAGTGTTACCATTAGATGTTTCTTCTGCTCACTTACAGGATTTTTTAGAGTATGTCAATGAGCTGGGCATGACTCCTCATTCACAAGCTCGAATATTATCTGGCATTAAGGCATTTTATAAATATTTGATGTATGAAGACCTGATAGATAAAGATCCTACAGCGCTCATAGAAGGTCCTAAGCTGGGCAGAAAGCTGCCAGATACACTTAGCTTTAATGAGATAGAGCAATTGTTTAATGCCATCGATCATTCTACGCCGGAAGGTCAGCGTAACCGTGCTATGTTGGAGGTGCTTTACAGCTCAGGCCTGAGGGTTTCTGAGCTAATAGACCTTCGGCTTACCAATATTTACGAAGACATAGGCTTTCTGAGGATTATTGGTAAAGGCGATAAGGAACGGCTTGTACCTGTAGGTAGAGATGCTCTTAAATACCTCAAAATTTATATTGAAGAAGTGAGAGTCCACCTAAACATAGCCGATGGCCATGAAAACTATGCTTTTTTAAACCGAAGAGGGAAGAAGCTGACGCGGGTGATGATATTTACTATTATCAAAAACCTGGCGAGCAGCATTGGCATGACCAAGAGCATAAGTCCACATACATTCAGACATTCATTTGCCACTCACCTGATAGAAGGTGGAGCAGACCTAAGAGCCGTGCAGGAAATGCTCGGCCATGAATCCATCACCACCACTGAAATATATACCCACCTGGACCGGGATTATTTAAAACAAGTAATTCAGGAGTTTCACCCCAGGAGTTGA
- a CDS encoding DUF4407 domain-containing protein produces the protein MNKLKMFFWHCSGANIKLLEKCPTDSTKYVGVGATIFFTGLFAALAGGYALFTITANPWWSVVFGLVWGFMIFNLDRYVVSSMRKKGKPFKEFALATPRIILALLISLVIAKPLEMKIFENEIKGELSVMEQELFARQEGQVASRFTSQRQQLVSEIDNLKGEILAKENRRNELRKIAQQEADGTGGTGKRNPGPIYQIKKADADRVDAELQELSAQNNALITQKSKELRELDAEMKGDMHELEQSKLDGPAARMEALDRLTSESEAIYMANLFIILLFIAIETAPIFVKLISGRGPYDHLLSIEEHSFFLQKTEVMAAANSSVKGRSEKLADMEKEFVKKQLDVSLDNQ, from the coding sequence ATGAATAAGCTGAAAATGTTTTTCTGGCATTGCTCAGGGGCTAATATAAAGTTACTGGAAAAGTGCCCAACAGACAGTACTAAATATGTAGGTGTAGGTGCTACTATTTTCTTTACAGGCCTTTTTGCTGCTCTTGCAGGAGGTTATGCCCTTTTTACAATCACAGCTAACCCGTGGTGGTCTGTGGTGTTTGGCCTGGTGTGGGGGTTTATGATTTTTAACCTGGACAGGTATGTGGTTTCCAGCATGCGGAAAAAAGGAAAGCCTTTTAAAGAATTCGCCTTAGCCACTCCCAGAATTATTTTAGCACTGCTTATTTCTTTGGTAATAGCCAAGCCTTTAGAGATGAAGATCTTCGAAAATGAAATTAAGGGAGAGCTTAGTGTTATGGAGCAAGAGCTGTTTGCCCGTCAAGAAGGGCAAGTGGCCTCACGATTTACGTCTCAGCGCCAGCAGCTGGTTTCAGAAATCGATAATCTGAAAGGTGAAATTCTGGCCAAAGAAAATCGTAGGAATGAATTGCGAAAAATAGCACAGCAAGAGGCTGATGGTACTGGTGGTACCGGGAAAAGGAATCCAGGTCCCATTTATCAGATTAAAAAGGCAGATGCTGACCGGGTAGATGCCGAGTTGCAGGAGTTGTCGGCTCAAAATAATGCCTTAATCACTCAGAAATCTAAAGAACTGCGAGAGCTCGACGCGGAGATGAAAGGAGATATGCATGAGCTGGAGCAAAGTAAACTGGATGGACCAGCAGCCAGAATGGAAGCGCTAGACAGACTCACCAGTGAGAGTGAAGCTATTTATATGGCCAATCTTTTTATAATCCTCCTTTTTATAGCCATTGAAACAGCTCCTATTTTTGTAAAGCTGATTTCAGGCAGAGGTCCTTATGATCATTTGTTAAGTATAGAAGAACACAGCTTTTTCCTTCAAAAAACAGAAGTGATGGCCGCTGCTAACTCCAGCGTGAAAGGTCGGTCAGAGAAACTGGCAGACATGGAAAAGGAATTTGTAAAAAAGCAATTAGACGTCAGTTTAGACAATCAATAG
- a CDS encoding quinone-dependent dihydroorotate dehydrogenase, which yields MYKSLIRPLLFKADPEKVHHFTFNLLKALSPLPGIKGMWRSMFCYEHKSLERELFGIRFKNPVGLAAGFDKDAQVVDELACLGFGHLEIGTVTPKGQPGNDKPRLFRLPEDKAIINRMGFNNDGAIAAVERLKKRKSDVIIGGNIGKNKVTPNELAFEDYEYCFETLYPVVDYFVLNVSSPNTPNLRELQDKEPLTKLLKAVINLNLQKEKPKPILLKIAPDLTEGQLDDIVEIVKEVKLDGLIAHNTTISREELKTSASRVQEIGAGGLSGKPLTQRSTEILKYLRGKLGMEFPIISVGGIMSAEDALEKLEAGASLIQVYTGFIYEGPALIKQINKALVSLLKS from the coding sequence GTGTATAAATCTTTAATTAGGCCCTTGCTGTTCAAGGCTGACCCTGAAAAAGTACATCATTTTACTTTTAACCTTTTGAAAGCGCTTAGCCCGCTGCCTGGTATTAAAGGCATGTGGAGGAGTATGTTTTGTTATGAGCATAAAAGCTTAGAGAGAGAACTTTTCGGTATCCGGTTTAAAAATCCGGTAGGGCTGGCTGCAGGTTTTGATAAGGATGCACAGGTAGTAGATGAGTTAGCTTGTCTGGGGTTTGGGCATCTTGAAATAGGCACGGTAACACCAAAAGGGCAGCCAGGAAATGATAAACCTCGTTTATTTCGTTTGCCTGAAGATAAAGCTATTATTAATCGAATGGGCTTTAATAATGACGGGGCAATAGCCGCTGTAGAGCGACTGAAAAAAAGAAAGTCTGATGTGATTATCGGAGGTAATATTGGTAAAAATAAAGTGACTCCTAATGAGCTGGCTTTTGAAGATTACGAATATTGCTTTGAGACTTTATATCCTGTGGTTGATTATTTTGTGCTCAATGTAAGCTCTCCTAATACACCTAATTTGAGGGAGTTGCAAGATAAGGAGCCTCTTACTAAGTTGCTCAAAGCAGTGATCAACCTGAACTTGCAAAAGGAAAAACCCAAGCCTATCCTTTTGAAAATTGCCCCTGATTTAACAGAAGGTCAACTAGATGATATAGTAGAGATAGTAAAAGAGGTGAAGCTCGATGGCTTAATCGCCCATAATACAACTATCTCGAGAGAAGAACTAAAGACCTCGGCTAGCAGAGTGCAAGAGATAGGTGCCGGTGGGCTCAGTGGTAAGCCTCTTACCCAGAGATCAACCGAAATACTGAAATATTTGAGAGGTAAGCTAGGTATGGAGTTTCCTATAATATCAGTAGGTGGTATTATGTCAGCTGAAGATGCACTGGAGAAACTTGAAGCTGGGGCTTCGCTTATTCAGGTATACACAGGATTTATCTATGAAGGCCCCGCTTTGATAAAACAAATCAATAAAGCATTGGTGTCTCTTCTAAAGAGTTGA
- a CDS encoding FtsK/SpoIIIE family DNA translocase — MAKNTYKSNTFKQTKKKEKSSTSKKLKFNFKLSFLKDRRFHLTFGFFLLISSLFLLTAFISYLFTGKADQSVVEAIGQTGIIESGREAENWLGSAGAYISHYFIFRWFGLAAFFTPPLLFIIGYKIVFRKQLVSIYSMLVFSLFFTIWLSILLGYLVFSTEGVSEWGFLSGGIGYQLSIVLEGLIGWGTILLLIFSLIAFIIYFFNVTTILGFKGKIKDGVEDIEKGLSGKETADDKVEGYVDEKDNWPEKKEEIKPEVKKPQEEPPKQNEVLLEQKPVNTPKKESSPGLELDVTIPERKKVETEGPEFSVYDEVKKENTASVQENYDPTLDLGSYKYPTLQLLDEFDTGVIQVTKEELEQNKDKIIETLVNFKIGISSIKATIGPTVTLYEIVPEAGVKISKIKNLEDDIALSLAALGIRIIAPIPGKGTIGIEVPNENREMVGIKSVLSTEKFMKSDKELPVALGKTISNEVHVIDLAKMPHILMAGATGQGKSVGLNVLLTSLLYKKHPSQLKFVLVDPKKVELTLFNKIERHFLAKLPNSEEAIITDTKKVVNTLNSLCIEMDNRYDLLKDAGSRNLKEYNAKFVNRRLNPEKGHRFLPYIVLVIDELADLMMTAGKEVETPIARLAQLARAIGIHLVVATQRPSVNVITGIIKANFPARLSFRVTSKIDSRTILDTGGADQLIGMGDMLLSQGSDMIRLQCAFVDTPEVERICDYIGEQRGYESAYILPEYSGDDESSGIGEVDLSDRDALFDDAARLIVLHQQGSTSLIQRKLKLGYNRAGRLIDQLEAAGIVGPFEGSKAREVLIPDEYSLEQLLNDL; from the coding sequence ATGGCCAAAAACACATATAAATCAAATACATTTAAGCAAACTAAGAAAAAGGAAAAGAGCAGTACTAGCAAAAAGCTGAAGTTTAACTTCAAATTAAGCTTTTTAAAAGACAGGCGTTTTCACCTTACTTTTGGCTTTTTTCTACTTATTAGTTCGCTGTTTTTACTTACGGCTTTTATCTCTTACCTATTTACCGGCAAGGCAGATCAGAGTGTAGTAGAAGCTATTGGGCAAACAGGAATCATTGAGTCTGGTAGAGAAGCTGAAAACTGGTTGGGATCGGCCGGAGCTTACATTTCTCACTATTTTATATTCCGTTGGTTTGGCCTGGCAGCCTTTTTTACACCGCCATTACTGTTTATTATTGGCTATAAAATAGTATTCAGGAAGCAGCTGGTTTCTATTTATTCTATGCTTGTGTTTAGCCTGTTCTTCACTATCTGGCTAAGCATATTATTAGGTTATCTGGTTTTCAGTACCGAAGGCGTTTCAGAATGGGGCTTTTTAAGTGGAGGCATCGGTTATCAATTATCCATAGTACTGGAAGGTCTGATAGGCTGGGGTACTATTCTATTACTTATTTTCTCATTGATAGCTTTCATTATTTATTTCTTTAACGTTACCACTATTCTGGGCTTTAAAGGCAAAATAAAAGATGGTGTAGAGGATATAGAAAAAGGACTAAGTGGCAAAGAAACTGCTGATGATAAAGTGGAGGGCTATGTAGATGAAAAGGATAATTGGCCTGAGAAAAAAGAAGAAATAAAACCTGAGGTGAAAAAACCGCAGGAAGAGCCTCCTAAACAAAATGAGGTGTTATTAGAACAGAAGCCTGTAAATACACCTAAAAAAGAAAGTAGTCCTGGGTTAGAGCTTGATGTTACTATTCCTGAACGTAAAAAAGTAGAGACTGAAGGCCCTGAGTTCTCTGTATATGATGAGGTGAAAAAGGAAAATACCGCCTCAGTGCAAGAAAACTATGACCCTACTTTAGATCTGGGATCTTATAAATACCCTACGCTTCAGTTATTAGATGAATTTGATACCGGAGTTATTCAGGTTACGAAAGAAGAGCTTGAGCAGAATAAAGATAAAATCATTGAGACCTTAGTCAATTTCAAAATTGGTATTTCCAGCATTAAAGCGACTATAGGACCAACTGTAACTTTATATGAAATAGTGCCGGAAGCCGGGGTTAAAATTTCAAAGATTAAAAACCTGGAAGATGATATAGCCCTTTCTCTTGCTGCCTTAGGAATTCGTATTATTGCGCCAATCCCGGGGAAAGGTACCATTGGTATAGAGGTTCCGAATGAAAACAGAGAGATGGTAGGGATCAAATCAGTACTCTCTACTGAGAAGTTCATGAAGAGCGATAAGGAGCTTCCTGTGGCACTGGGTAAAACTATTTCTAACGAGGTGCATGTGATTGACCTGGCAAAAATGCCTCACATTCTTATGGCTGGAGCTACAGGTCAGGGTAAGTCAGTAGGATTGAATGTATTGCTTACTAGCTTACTTTATAAAAAGCACCCTTCACAGCTCAAGTTTGTATTAGTTGACCCTAAAAAGGTGGAGCTTACGCTATTTAATAAAATAGAAAGACACTTTCTGGCTAAGCTGCCAAATAGCGAAGAAGCCATTATTACTGATACGAAGAAGGTGGTTAATACCCTCAATTCCTTGTGTATTGAAATGGATAACCGCTATGACTTGCTTAAAGATGCTGGCTCCAGAAACCTGAAAGAGTATAACGCTAAGTTTGTAAACAGAAGGCTTAACCCTGAAAAGGGGCACCGCTTCTTGCCTTACATAGTGTTGGTGATAGATGAGTTAGCAGATTTAATGATGACCGCAGGTAAAGAGGTAGAGACCCCTATTGCCAGGCTGGCTCAGTTGGCCAGGGCTATTGGTATTCACTTGGTTGTGGCTACGCAAAGACCTTCAGTTAACGTAATTACGGGTATAATTAAGGCTAACTTCCCGGCGCGTTTATCTTTCCGTGTTACCTCTAAAATAGATTCAAGAACTATTCTAGATACTGGCGGGGCTGATCAGCTGATTGGTATGGGAGATATGTTGCTTTCACAAGGATCTGATATGATTCGTCTTCAGTGTGCTTTTGTAGATACACCTGAGGTGGAAAGAATATGTGATTACATTGGCGAGCAAAGAGGATATGAATCGGCCTACATCTTGCCAGAATATTCAGGTGATGATGAAAGCTCAGGTATAGGAGAGGTAGATCTGTCAGACAGAGATGCTCTTTTTGATGATGCAGCCAGATTGATAGTGCTACATCAGCAAGGAAGTACTTCGCTTATACAAAGAAAATTAAAGCTAGGCTATAATCGAGCAGGTAGGCTTATAGATCAATTAGAGGCCGCTGGCATAGTTGGACCTTTCGAAGGAAGTAAGGCTCGTGAAGTTTTAATTCCTGATGAATACAGTTTGGAACAGTTATTGAATGATCTATAA